DNA sequence from the Pedobacter sp. W3I1 genome:
CGGAAGTAAACTGGGTTAATTTTTCTAATCAGTTTGTTAATGAGACTTTAGGCTTAACACGTGCACAACACACTACACAAATTGAACATTACGATCAATTTGCAGCGCAATGCGATGCTTTAAAACGTATAAATAACATTATTATAGATTTAGACAGAGATATATGGACGTATATTTCTAAAAACTATTTCAAACAGAAAATAAAAGCTGGAGAAATTGGTTCATCGGCTATGCCACACAAGGTTAACCCAATCGATTTCGAAAACGCTGAAGGGAATGCTGGAATTGCGAACGCTTTATTTGAGTTTTTCGCTGCTAAATTACCAATTTCCCGTTTACAGAGAGACTTAACCGACTCTACTGTATTAAGAAACGTTGGTGTTCCTTTTGGACATACTTTAATTGCGATTAATTCTACTTTACGCGGATTAAATAAAATTTTACTTAATGAAGCTGCTTTACATGCCGATTTGGATGAAAACTGGGCAGTTGTTGCCGAGGCTATTCAAACAGTTTTAAGAAGAGAGAACTTTCCTAACCCTTACGAAGCCTTAAAAGAGTTAACCAGAACAAATTCAAAGATCAATGCAGCAAGCATTGCCGAATTTATTGAAGGTTTAGCCGTTTCGGAAGCGGTTAAGGTGCAATTGAGAACCATTACACCTTTTAATTATACTGGTGTTTTCTAGTCAAATTAAATTGACGTTAAGCAGACAGCTAACAAGGGTTTTATTAGTGAGTAATTGTTAATTTTGTTTATTCAAATTGATTAAGACATGACGATTAACGTATATACAGAACAGACTCCAAATCCAGCTACCATGAAATTTATGGTAAACAAGCTGTTAATAAATGGCAGTGAAGATTTTGCAACTAAAGAAAGTGCAGAGCATTCGCCTTTTGCTAAAGAGTTATTTAAGTTCAACTTTGTTTCTGGCGTTTTTTTCGCCAGCAACTTTGTTACCATTACCAAAACAGATGATGCAGAATGGGCAGATATTGAAGCTATTCTAAAAGAATTTGTTAAGGGCGCTGTAGAATCTGAATTAAAAATTAAAGAAGAAACTACCGAAGAAGCACCTGCTTTTGAAGGTACAGAAACTGAAATTAAAATTCAACAGATTTTGCACGATTATGTACGCCCGGCGGTTGAACAGGATGGTGGTGCAATTACATACAAATCTTTTGATGAAGGTGTGGTTACCGTAGAGCTACGTGGCTCTTGCAGCGGTTGTCCGTCTTCTACCATTACGCTTAAATCAGGTATCCAAAACTTATTGCAGAGAATGGTACCAGAAGTTACAGAAGTAGTTTCTGAAGCGCTTTAAAATTGTGCATTTTTCATAGTATATAGTAAAAGGTCCGGATGAGAATCGGGACCTTTTTTAATTTCAACCAAATCGTCACCCTGAATTTATTTCAGGGTCTTGTATATTTAGACCCTGAAATAAATTCAGGGTGACGTCACGATTATTAAAAATACTGCTTAATCGCTGCCAACATTTCTGCAGTAAGTTTGCCATTAGTAGCCAAGATCTCCCTTTTTTCAAAGTAATCATTTCCGCCCGAAAAATCATACACCTCTCCGCCTGCCTGCTGAACAATAAAACATCCGGCTGCAAAATCCCATTGTTGCAGGTTGTATTCAAAAAAAGCATCGAAACGTCCACAGGCTGTATATACCAGGTCTATTGCCGCGGCACCAATTCTACGTACACCATGACTTTTCTGCATCATCTCGGTCAGTAATTGAATATACTGAGGTTGTTTATCAAACTGGTAATACGGAAAACCTGTTGCCAACAAACTTGAACCCAGATCAGGGTTAATAGAAACTTTAATTTCTTTCTTATTCATAAAAGCAAGTCCGCCTTTATACGAATAAAACATCTCTCCCCTATTTAATTCGTAAACTACACCTATTACAGGTAAACCATCTTCATACAGGGCTACACTTATACCGTAAGTAGGAATGCCATGGATAAAATTAGTTGTACCATCTAAAGGATCGATAATCCAGGTATAAGTTTTACCTGTTCTATTGATGGTTTTCTCTTCGGTAATAAAACCGGCATCTGGAATTAATTTTTCGAGGTTTTGAACCAGTTTCTGCTCTGCTGTTTTATCAACATACGAAACCATATCGTTCAAGCCTTTATATTCGATTTTTTGGGCATCGAATTGCATCGCCTCTTTGCGGATAAAGTTTCCGGTGAGCTTTACAATAGAGATTACCTTATTGCATAATAATTCGTAATTCATAGTTATTTAACAACAGAATGTTATTGTTGTTGGATTTTTAAATAAACTTATTAGTGGATTTTAGGCCAATTTATTTTTGTTTCTTAAAGCATAGGCGCTTAGCACAATACCGCCTACAACAAGAAAAGTAGAAATCATTTCTGCCTGGGTAAAGGACAACCCAAAAACATGGTATTTTGAGTTTACACGAATCAATTCGATGCAGAAACGCTCAATACCATTTAGGATCATGTAAATACCAAACATTAAACCAGGTGCTTTTATTTTATCTCTGATGCGCCATAAAAAGGCAAAAAGGATTAAACAGATAATGACTTCGTAAATCGGTGTTGGGTATACCCCTTGTGCCAGTTCATTACAAAACTTTCCGGTACAACCAGGAATTGGAATGCCTTCTCCTACTACGTTGTTCGGGTATTTGTAAGACCATAGCCAATCTGGCAACCAGGAAAATGGCTTTGGATTATTGTTTACAATACCCCAGTCGCCATCGCCAGCTAAGTGGCAACCAATACGGCCAACAGCATAAGCCAGCATCATGCCAGGCCCACCTACATCAAGCATATGGAGCGGTTTAATACCGTATCTTTTTGCTATGATCAATACCGCTGCACCACCGCAAATTAAACCACCATAAAAAGTTAAACCACTAAAAGATAATAACCGCTCGATGGGATGTTGAACAAAATCATCCCAGTACTCTAAGTTATCGAAGAACTTTGCTCCTAAAAATCCCCAGATAGCCGCCCAAACAATTAGATTGCTCATCGTTTGGTATGGGTGGATGGTTACCTGTGTTTCTTTTGGTTTATCCAGCTTGTGTTTATTCTTTTCGGTATAATCCCAGTAGGCAAACAAACCTGCGAAAAACAAACCTCCAATTATATTTCCTTTTGTCGACATTAAAATCGACTGTGCATCATTTACAAAAAGTTTATAGTTTAACAACGCATAAACCAATTTATAACCAATAACAAAGCCAAAAAGGCCATTCATAATCAACTCTGATGGAGTAGCAGGTTTCCCAATCACAATTGTCTTTTTAATTGGATAGAGTATACCTAATGCTTCCTTACGCTTAAGTTCTTTGGTAAAAGCCCAGTAACCGGCAACAAAAGCCAGTGCTACAAAAACACCGAAAGTATTAAATGGAAGCGGTAAATTAATGCCGAATAAGTATTCTAAAAAATGTGAAACGGTAGGAAACATACAAATAATTTGTTGCGAAGATAGGAAAGAAAGACCAAAGCTGAAAGGCTAAAGACCAAAGCTTGAAGACTACAGCGGAAAGATTAAAGACCGGTGTTTAAAGCTGAGAGAAACAGGTAAAAATCTATATTTTTTATTTTGGAAAAGAGCGGTTCTGTATTCATTGGCTGCGATAGTCCTGCACTCCGCTTTACTCACCCGATTGAAAACCTGTGAAACAAGCAAGCACACCATAAAAAGCAAAAAACAGTGCTTAAATCGGGTTCGTGCCCGCTGCGATCAGGTTTAGTTAACATATTGTAGCAGTTCTTCGGGAAGTAAAAAAATCATCAATCAGAGAAATGTTAATTCCATCTTAAAAGATCCTTCGAATACGCTCAGGATGACAAATCTAAGGGATGAAAGAATGAAACTTTGACTCAAGACTTCGGACTGAGGACTTCCGACTAAAGACTACTAATGATGGGCGTGAACAGTTTCCAGTTCTGCTACCTCTACCTCACCATCGGCAGTAATTTCTAAAAGCTTAACTGCTTTCAATTCATTTACCATAACCGGATCGTATTTGGCACGTACTTTTACATAATTTTTGGTAAAACCATGCATGTATCCTGATTTTTGATCGGCTTCGAAAAGCACTTCGCCTTCAGTACCGATTTGAGATTCGTAGAAAGCCCTGCGTTTTTTATCAGATAAAATATGAAGCATTTTGCTACGCTCATTGCGCTCGCTTCCTGCCACAACACCTTTCATTTCGGCTGCAGCAGTTAATTCCCGCTCAGAGTAAGTAAATACGTGTAGATAAGAAATATCAAGCTGATTTAAAAACTGATAGGTATTCAAGAAATCTTCTTTTGTTTCGCCAGGAAAACCAACAATTACATCTACACCGATACAACAATGCGGCATTACCTCTTTAATTTTGGCAACACGCTCTACATACAAATCGCTACGGTAACGACGGCGCATTAAACCTAAAATTTTATCAGAACCTGATTGTAAGGGGATATGAAAATGAGGAACAAATCTTTTCGAAGTGGATACAAATTCGATGATCTCATTACTCAAAAGATTTGGCTCAATAGATGAAATGCGGATTCTTTCAATTCCTTCTACTTCATCCAAAGCTTTAACCAGGTCAAAAAATTTATCTTCACGCTGGCCATTTCTAATTCCGAAATCGCCAAGATTTACACCGGTTAAAACAATTTCTTTAACACCGCTATCTGCAATCATCTTTGCACGATTCACCACATTTTCGATCGTATCGCTACGGCTTGCACCGCGTGCTAAAGGAATGGTACAGTAAGTACAAGGATAATCGCAACCATCCTGTACTTTCAAAAAAGTACGTGTTCTATCGCCAATGGAATAAGAGGCAATAAAATTATGATTTACTTTCTCTATATTTTGCTGATGGATAAGGGTTTTTGGCTGTTTAGTTAAATCGGTAATGTACTCTACAATCCTGAATTTTTCTGCAGCGCCCAAAACCATATCAACCCCTTCTATTTCGGCAATTTCCTGTGGTTTTAACTGCGCATAGCATCCCACAATGGTTACAAAGGCATTTGGTGAATACTTTAAAGCTTCTTTAACAACTTTACGGCATTTTTTATCGGCATGCTCGGTAACAGAGCAGGTATTGATCACATAAACATCTGCCTGATCCTGAAATTCTACTACGGCATAACCTGCATCGGTAAATAAACGACCAATGGTTGATGTTTCGGAGAAATTGAGTTTACAACCTAATGTATAAAATGCGACCTTTTTCATTGAGCCTGCAAAGATAGGAAATTTGTTTAGAGTTGGGAACTTGGAGCCGTTATAGCGTACAAATTACAGTTTATTAACAAAGCAGTTTGCAATTTTCAGTTTTCAATTGATTACAAACTGCTAACTTAAAACTGTTAACTGAAAACTATTTCTCCTGCCACCGGTAGCTTTCCTGCTCGAAACCTGCTAAATCCAATACTCTGCTGATTACTGTTCCGGCAACTTCTTCAATGGTTTTAGGCAGACTGTAAAAAGATGGATTTGCCGGACAGATGATTCCGCCTGCTTCGGTAACGGTTTTCATGTTGTTGATGTGGATTAAACTAAATGGTGTGTCTCTTACAACTGCAATAAATTTTCTGCGTTCTTTTAGTACAACATCTGCAGCTCTCGAAATTAAATCGTTAGATATTCCGTGTGCTATACGTCCCAAAGTTCCCATAGAGCATGGCACAATGATCATGGTATCGTATTTTGCAGATCCAGAGGCAAAGGGAGCGTTAAAATCATTTTTATTATAAAAGGTAAAATCTTTAAATTGGTTATAATCCTGGTTACCCAGCTCGAATTGCCACACCACTTTTGCATTATCGCTCATCACTACACCAACAGCCTCAATCTGATCTTTTAATTTTAATAACTGGTCAAATAAAACCTTTGCATAAATAGAACCACTGGCGCCGGTAATCGCAACAATCACTTTCTTTTTCATCATAACACAAAAATAGTTTTTCTAAATCCATTAAAACAAAAAAGGGCCAGAACAATGTTCTGACCCTACATCTACCTATGAAAAACATACCCTCGAAAGGGTAAGAACAAATATATATAAATTTTTAAAAAAATGTAAGTGAGAAATGTTAAATCGCTTAAATCGAATGTTTAATTTAAAAACAGATCACAACACACTGATTATCAATAAAATAATTTTCAACAAATATTCATAAAAACTTTTTTCCTGCTTAAAAAGACGCCTTTTTTAACAAAATAACGATTAAAATTGTCTTACAAATTAGTCATAATCGCCCAGTAAGGCTTTACTTTACAATTTTGCTCTTTGTTTTACACTTTAAAGTTTACAATTTTTTGATATTGATTTAATATAATAAAAATCAATTGCATAAAAATATTGAGGAGATTTTACAACATAATCCTTAATTTTCTTTTCACCAAAGCTAATATCAATTTTACCCGGCTTAATGTTTCCACAGCATGTAAGAATGCTGGGATATACTTGATCTATTAATAATATCTTTTTTCTGCTGATTTTAATTTCGAAATGAATGCCCTTTCGCATGCTTGTAATAGTGAAGTTGTGTTACTTTTTGACCAATCAGTAATTACTGGCGAAAAGCCATTAAATGGCAACCACTTATCTCGAATGTTATAGTTATATTCAGGATTCATGATCTTATCTATTGTGTAACTGCAAAACAATGTTTTAACATTAGCCGTTAAGTAAGGGCTTCAAATCAATCATTAATACTGAAATACAGCAATTTACAAACAACAGAAAATCAATACCCTTATAATTAATACTATTTTGTATGATAAATATTATACCATCCTTACAAATCGGTTGCCAATTAACTGCTTAACGATTATATTTGAGGAAGTGTCAACTTAAATTTATGATAGATTTAGCTTCTCCATTCTTAAAAGCACTGTTAAAACATTCTAAGAGCCCTATAATCATTTTTAAAGTAAAACCGGTATTGGCAGTAGTAGAACATAACGATGCTTACCAGGCTTTAATAGAACGGGTAGGTGGATTAAAATTCTATGATATTAATATTATCCCGAACCTTCTATCTGATGCTGAAAAAACAGATTTGATAAAAACAGTTCAGCAAGTAAGCCAACTTAAAGCAAAGGGTATGCTGGTTATTCATCCCATCTATTCTAACTCGCCAAACGTGAAATGGGAATTGGAATTTTCGCCGGTATTACAAAACGATCGTCCGGTTGAATATATTATTTGCTCATTAAGGGAAATTCCGTTAGATGAAAATGACCTTGAGCATATTTTATTTGAACTTTCAGAAAGTGAAGCACGTTTTAGGGGATTTTTTGAGCAGGCGCCTTTAGGCATGTGTGTATTAAAAGGTCCGGAACTTATTACGGAGTATGCAAACGATAACATATTAAAACTTTGGGGCAAAAGCAGGAAAGAAGTTATTGGAATTTCTCAGGAAGAGGCGCGGCCAGAACTCGAAAAACAGCAAGCACTTGTAAAACGTGTAAAAGATATTTTTAAATACGGCCAGTCTTTAACAATCAATGAATTAAAACTTTCGACACCGGTTTCAGACGGTTATTTCATCGCCTTTTACGAGCCCTTAAAAAATGATAAAAATGAAGTAACCAGGATTTTAGTGATTATTAAAGATATTACGGAGCAGGTAAACTTCAAAAAAGAGCTACTTAAAGCTAAAGACATTTTAAAAATAGCTATGGATGCATCAGAAATGGGTTCATGGAATATTGATCTGGAAAGCAAACAGGTGCTTTTATCAGAAAGGGCGCAACAAATTTACGAACTGGAAAATAACAGGCTGGGCATAGAAGAAGCCAAATCATTGATTAGCCCGGAGGACATCGGGCATCTTACCAGCAGTATCAGAAGCGCATTACACCACCGAAATGCATTTAACATCGAATACCAAATTAATTTAAATGGCATAGGCGGTAAAAGCAAATGGTTAAGAACCGCAGGAAAAGCCTACTATAACAAACAAGGGAAAGCTGTTTATATTGCCGGAGCTGTTTTGGATATTACAGAACATAAACAGGATGAAATTAGAAAAAATGATTTTATCGGTATGGTAAGTCACGAGCTTAAAACTCCATTAACGTCCTTAAGTGCTTATGTACAACTTTTACAGTATAAATTTAAAGAAACTGATAACGATTTTACCATTCAGATACTCGATAAGGTAAATGTTCAGTTAAAAAGAATGTCGTTAATGATTGATGGCTTTTTAAATGTATCCTTATTAGAATCTGGCAAAATTTTATTGAACAAAACAAATTTTAATCTTGTTGATTTGATCAAAACTATAG
Encoded proteins:
- a CDS encoding inositol monophosphatase family protein, coding for MNYELLCNKVISIVKLTGNFIRKEAMQFDAQKIEYKGLNDMVSYVDKTAEQKLVQNLEKLIPDAGFITEEKTINRTGKTYTWIIDPLDGTTNFIHGIPTYGISVALYEDGLPVIGVVYELNRGEMFYSYKGGLAFMNKKEIKVSINPDLGSSLLATGFPYYQFDKQPQYIQLLTEMMQKSHGVRRIGAAAIDLVYTACGRFDAFFEYNLQQWDFAAGCFIVQQAGGEVYDFSGGNDYFEKREILATNGKLTAEMLAAIKQYF
- a CDS encoding prolipoprotein diacylglyceryl transferase, translating into MFPTVSHFLEYLFGINLPLPFNTFGVFVALAFVAGYWAFTKELKRKEALGILYPIKKTIVIGKPATPSELIMNGLFGFVIGYKLVYALLNYKLFVNDAQSILMSTKGNIIGGLFFAGLFAYWDYTEKNKHKLDKPKETQVTIHPYQTMSNLIVWAAIWGFLGAKFFDNLEYWDDFVQHPIERLLSFSGLTFYGGLICGGAAVLIIAKRYGIKPLHMLDVGGPGMMLAYAVGRIGCHLAGDGDWGIVNNNPKPFSWLPDWLWSYKYPNNVVGEGIPIPGCTGKFCNELAQGVYPTPIYEVIICLILFAFLWRIRDKIKAPGLMFGIYMILNGIERFCIELIRVNSKYHVFGLSFTQAEMISTFLVVGGIVLSAYALRNKNKLA
- a CDS encoding ATP-binding protein; amino-acid sequence: MIDLASPFLKALLKHSKSPIIIFKVKPVLAVVEHNDAYQALIERVGGLKFYDINIIPNLLSDAEKTDLIKTVQQVSQLKAKGMLVIHPIYSNSPNVKWELEFSPVLQNDRPVEYIICSLREIPLDENDLEHILFELSESEARFRGFFEQAPLGMCVLKGPELITEYANDNILKLWGKSRKEVIGISQEEARPELEKQQALVKRVKDIFKYGQSLTINELKLSTPVSDGYFIAFYEPLKNDKNEVTRILVIIKDITEQVNFKKELLKAKDILKIAMDASEMGSWNIDLESKQVLLSERAQQIYELENNRLGIEEAKSLISPEDIGHLTSSIRSALHHRNAFNIEYQINLNGIGGKSKWLRTAGKAYYNKQGKAVYIAGAVLDITEHKQDEIRKNDFIGMVSHELKTPLTSLSAYVQLLQYKFKETDNDFTIQILDKVNVQLKRMSLMIDGFLNVSLLESGKILLNKTNFNLVDLIKTIAEENRMVLPSHFIQVIGLEEMIVNADIEKIGNVINNLIGNAAKYSKKESLIAIKCEMQKGYAVVSVEDEGIGIRENDIPRLFDRFYRVESPDTKTIAGFGVGLYICAEIMERHQGKIWAESKLGKGSTFYFSLPTSNDQITPLT
- the purB gene encoding adenylosuccinate lyase, with protein sequence MNLTSLQAISPVDGRYRKTTESLAAYFSEEALIKYRVFVEIEYFIALCEINLPGLENFDRNLYAELRKIHENFSETDALEIKETEKVTNHDVKAVEYFIKSKFDALSLQNYKEFIHFGLTSQDINNTAIPYSIKLALNDSYYPAINTLIEKINTLAIEWKDIPMLAHTHGQPASPTKLGKEFLVFAERLAIQLESLKNIPNSAKFGGATGNFNAHHIAYPEVNWVNFSNQFVNETLGLTRAQHTTQIEHYDQFAAQCDALKRINNIIIDLDRDIWTYISKNYFKQKIKAGEIGSSAMPHKVNPIDFENAEGNAGIANALFEFFAAKLPISRLQRDLTDSTVLRNVGVPFGHTLIAINSTLRGLNKILLNEAALHADLDENWAVVAEAIQTVLRRENFPNPYEALKELTRTNSKINAASIAEFIEGLAVSEAVKVQLRTITPFNYTGVF
- a CDS encoding NifU family protein, with product MTINVYTEQTPNPATMKFMVNKLLINGSEDFATKESAEHSPFAKELFKFNFVSGVFFASNFVTITKTDDAEWADIEAILKEFVKGAVESELKIKEETTEEAPAFEGTETEIKIQQILHDYVRPAVEQDGGAITYKSFDEGVVTVELRGSCSGCPSSTITLKSGIQNLLQRMVPEVTEVVSEAL
- the mtaB gene encoding tRNA (N(6)-L-threonylcarbamoyladenosine(37)-C(2))-methylthiotransferase MtaB, with the translated sequence MKKVAFYTLGCKLNFSETSTIGRLFTDAGYAVVEFQDQADVYVINTCSVTEHADKKCRKVVKEALKYSPNAFVTIVGCYAQLKPQEIAEIEGVDMVLGAAEKFRIVEYITDLTKQPKTLIHQQNIEKVNHNFIASYSIGDRTRTFLKVQDGCDYPCTYCTIPLARGASRSDTIENVVNRAKMIADSGVKEIVLTGVNLGDFGIRNGQREDKFFDLVKALDEVEGIERIRISSIEPNLLSNEIIEFVSTSKRFVPHFHIPLQSGSDKILGLMRRRYRSDLYVERVAKIKEVMPHCCIGVDVIVGFPGETKEDFLNTYQFLNQLDISYLHVFTYSERELTAAAEMKGVVAGSERNERSKMLHILSDKKRRAFYESQIGTEGEVLFEADQKSGYMHGFTKNYVKVRAKYDPVMVNELKAVKLLEITADGEVEVAELETVHAHH
- a CDS encoding UbiX family flavin prenyltransferase, whose product is MMKKKVIVAITGASGSIYAKVLFDQLLKLKDQIEAVGVVMSDNAKVVWQFELGNQDYNQFKDFTFYNKNDFNAPFASGSAKYDTMIIVPCSMGTLGRIAHGISNDLISRAADVVLKERRKFIAVVRDTPFSLIHINNMKTVTEAGGIICPANPSFYSLPKTIEEVAGTVISRVLDLAGFEQESYRWQEK